The Desulfonatronum lacustre DSM 10312 region TGAAACTCCTGGAGCATTTCCATGACGTTCTTGGTTTCCGGAATGAACAGGGGCTCGCGCAGGATTTCCTCCAGTCTGTTGCGAGGGGATGGCGTGGGATGGAGCACGAACTGCAAGAGGTCCTTGGCGTGCACGATGCCCACGATGTTGTCCTTGTTGTCCTTGTAGATCGGAATCCGGGTGTGACCGTGGGCGATGATCAACTCGGCCACGTCCTCGATCCGATCCTCGATCTCGGCGCAGACGATATCCGTGCGCGGAATCATGATTTCATGGACTTGCTTGCGTCCCAGGCGAAGCACTTTGAGGACGATGGAGGCCTCCTCCTTGCGGATCTCGCCTTCGTCCCTGGCCGCCAGAATGATGGCTTCAATGCTGGATGCGTCGTCCTTGCGGAAAATCCGTTTGAACATGCTCCAGAATTTGCCTTCTATGCCCTCTTCCAAAGATTCCTCCCGTTTTGTTTGGTTTTGGGGGTTAGGGGGTCAACCTAAAAAAATCATCAAACCAAGCCCTTTTCTCGGTACAAACCCAAATGACGCTTGAAAACCCAGTCCTCGATTTCTTCAACACCCTTGCCGTCCAGAGATTTCCAGCGTCTCGAGCCTTCCATGGCGGGCAGGTGGGCGACGAAGGAGAGTCCGATCAGGCGTTTACCGTGGGTCGGGTCGATGAAAACATTCCGGACCTGGGTCAAGAGCTGGTAGGTTTGCGCAGAGCCTTGCTCCGGGTCGCGCAGGACCAAGCGGATGTAGAACCGGTGGCCTTTTTCCAGGTCCGCACCCAGGGCCTTGGGCAGCGGAGGGCGCAGTTCCAGCAAAAGGCCGCCGGCGGAAATGTTCAGAACGCGGAGTGGGTTCTCCTGTTGGGTGACCAAGTACTCCAGCAGGGGCGGATCATCCTCGGGGCGGTGGAGATTGGAGAGGGTTTCCGGCCAGATCTGAAGCTCGGGGATATCCTCGCTGGGCGGGTCCAGGCGGAGGTGGTCGCGACGCTGCTTGCGATCCAATTGGTCCGGGATGGCCAGGACGATGCGCTGGATCGCTTGGCGGGAGGCGATGTCGATGATGGTGGTCGCAAAGGAGAAGAACAGCCATTTTGTTTCTTTGCGTTGTCCGGCGATTTTGAAGTAGCAGACGACGCGCCGCCCGACCCAGGACGGCTGGGGCTTGATGAACCCGGAAACTTCCAGCGTGATCCCTACGGCGGGATCAATGTCCGTGGGGGAGCAGGCAAAACCGGTTCGCTGGGCGCTTTCGTCCTGGAACCGTAATTCATGCGTGGCGCGCTGTTGGAGCGCTTCGTTGAGAATGTCTTGAATCTTGGTCGGTTCGTGGATGGAAAAACCGGCGGTTCCCGAGCCCCTGGCGCGACGATACAGCGTGACCGCCGCGGAAACCAGGGCCAGGAACAGAATCAGGGCGATGGTTATGGTCAACGGTTTTTGGGCGTCCGAAACGCTGAATCCCCAATTCTGGAAATAGAACCCGGCCTGGCTCACGGGCAATGGAAGGAGAGCGACCGGGCTTACGGGGAACATGGCTGAATCAGGCCGCGCAGGAGATCAACGCGGTTTTGGATGTGGAGAACCTCGGCCGGGTCCGGAGTCAAGGACAGGATAAAGTTCCAGTCTTCGATGAGAAAGACGACCCAGCCTTGCCCGGCATCCAGTTCGCGGGTCCGGTGGATGAGCATCCGGGCCTGTTCCAACTGGTCGGCTTCCAAGGCGGCTTTGGTGGCCTTGCGTCCGTAGACCGAGGCGAAGAGCGGGTCCGGCTCCGCGCCCAGCTTGGCGGCAAGGGCCGTGAACGCCCCTTGTTCGAGCATTTCGCGGTAGGCACGGTCCGTCGGCGTGAGATGATCTTCGGCTTGAACTTCGTGGACCGCGTCGGTGCCGGGAAGGTCGAGCTCCGGACAGGCCAATCCGGTCTCGGCCAGGTTTCGGGCCGCTTCCAGATGGTGGTCCGCGTCCAGGTTCAGGTATTGGTGCAGTTTCCAGGCGATCAGGTGGT contains the following coding sequences:
- a CDS encoding hemolysin family protein, with translation MEEGIEGKFWSMFKRIFRKDDASSIEAIILAARDEGEIRKEEASIVLKVLRLGRKQVHEIMIPRTDIVCAEIEDRIEDVAELIIAHGHTRIPIYKDNKDNIVGIVHAKDLLQFVLHPTPSPRNRLEEILREPLFIPETKNVMEMLQEFQSRKNHLAIALDEYGGTSGMLTFEDVLEEIVGDIEDEYDAPRPDDIQVQGDGGYLISGRTELTELRENLVVDLDSDQVDTIGGYLSQLAGRVPRKGDVFDIQDFRFRIKDADQKKVRWIDVQPLETESGPEA